The following proteins are co-located in the Lacticaseibacillus paracasei subsp. paracasei genome:
- a CDS encoding ABC transporter ATP-binding protein/permease has product MLGLLKYGRDQRWAGVIETVFDWLPTLLPIMIALNFAAKRPGNALVITVILVLIWLGYVIGYERHHRHAWAMSAKRELRDHYFEALYQRNNAGDATAADNAVIQRDLGGLNNLDMFYSTLFPTLIQAGLTFLLLIGLSVWYGSWLAFLPLACVFLIGFAMMFLGKKMSAQNKAHLAGFLRMGGRFMNDLSGMNTLVMYNAADRYAKKFADDSEYFRQATMNLLRTQLQVLFVINGFVYLTVFAGGFVTALQLAAGQLPAAGAFATWFALAMMMVNARQLGYFFHVVKSNGPALAGILATIAKSKTTPATVKITDNRPLKQLVLQDVAIGYEADAPLVSDINATLVPGKLYGLAGENGTGKSTLTQALLGQLTPLSGTIMADNTPVTALSNAQRAAVFGYVAANDYIFSGTIKENLLLGNQFGDQWQQHLDELGLMHFVTDLQDGYATEVGEGGRLLSPGQRQQLAFARMLLADKTVYLLDEMTSSIDAANAAIILAAIKRLSRQKIVLFISHDLSAMAEADVVWFIHDHQLISADHAQLYRDQPAYRHLVDNPEAMLKEGQPS; this is encoded by the coding sequence TTGTTAGGATTACTAAAGTATGGCCGTGACCAGCGTTGGGCCGGGGTGATTGAAACTGTTTTTGACTGGTTGCCAACACTGTTGCCAATCATGATAGCGTTGAACTTTGCGGCAAAGCGACCGGGGAATGCCCTGGTCATCACAGTTATCTTGGTGTTGATTTGGCTGGGTTATGTGATTGGCTATGAGCGTCATCATCGTCATGCATGGGCTATGAGTGCTAAGCGTGAGTTGCGAGATCACTATTTCGAGGCGCTGTATCAGCGTAACAATGCAGGGGATGCAACGGCTGCAGATAATGCGGTGATTCAGCGCGATCTTGGCGGCTTGAATAATTTAGATATGTTTTATAGCACCTTATTTCCAACCTTAATCCAAGCAGGTCTTACCTTTTTGCTGTTGATTGGCTTGTCGGTTTGGTATGGTTCATGGCTGGCTTTTTTGCCACTTGCCTGCGTTTTTTTAATCGGCTTTGCGATGATGTTTTTGGGGAAAAAGATGTCAGCGCAAAACAAGGCGCATCTTGCCGGTTTTCTGCGGATGGGTGGTCGCTTTATGAATGATTTGAGCGGTATGAACACACTGGTGATGTACAATGCAGCGGATCGGTATGCTAAAAAGTTCGCCGATGATAGTGAGTATTTTCGGCAGGCAACCATGAATTTGCTGCGCACGCAATTGCAAGTATTGTTTGTTATCAATGGTTTTGTTTATTTGACAGTGTTTGCTGGCGGATTTGTGACGGCTCTGCAACTTGCTGCGGGTCAACTGCCTGCTGCCGGGGCATTTGCCACTTGGTTTGCATTGGCCATGATGATGGTGAATGCCCGTCAACTTGGCTACTTTTTCCATGTGGTTAAGTCGAACGGTCCGGCACTAGCCGGTATTTTGGCAACCATTGCGAAGTCTAAGACGACACCTGCAACAGTCAAAATCACGGATAATCGACCGCTGAAGCAGTTGGTTTTGCAAGATGTTGCTATCGGTTACGAAGCGGACGCACCGCTTGTATCCGACATTAATGCGACCCTTGTTCCGGGTAAGTTATATGGGTTAGCAGGCGAAAATGGTACAGGAAAAAGTACGTTGACACAGGCATTGTTGGGGCAACTGACACCATTATCCGGGACGATTATGGCTGACAACACGCCCGTCACTGCGTTGAGCAACGCACAACGCGCGGCGGTGTTTGGGTATGTGGCTGCCAATGACTATATTTTTTCCGGCACTATCAAGGAAAATCTGCTTTTAGGCAATCAATTTGGTGATCAGTGGCAGCAACATCTTGACGAATTGGGATTGATGCACTTTGTGACTGATTTGCAAGATGGCTATGCCACTGAAGTTGGAGAAGGTGGGCGGTTGCTGTCGCCGGGACAACGGCAGCAGTTGGCCTTTGCGCGCATGTTACTGGCAGACAAAACGGTGTATTTGCTCGATGAAATGACATCAAGTATTGATGCTGCGAATGCTGCCATTATTTTAGCGGCGATCAAGCGACTGAGCCGTCAGAAAATTGTGCTGTTTATTTCCCATGATCTGTCAGCGATGGCCGAAGCTGACGTTGTTTGGTTTATTCACGATCATCAGTTAATCAGCGCGGATCATGCACAGCTTTACCGCGATCAGCCAGCGTATCGTCACTTAGTTGATAATCCCGAGGCAATGTTGAAAGAAGGTCAGCCATCATGA
- the cydB gene encoding cytochrome d ubiquinol oxidase subunit II, whose amino-acid sequence MSWLQILWFFLLFVLFSGFFVLEGFDFGVGMSTKLLARNSDEEDQLVATIGPHWDGNEVWLITAGGAMFASYPMWYASLFSGFYIMFFLVLFGLIVRGVSFEFAAHAETKRGRNIWRWALACGSLIPPFILGMIFTAIIQPLPITKAGDVYPTLGNQINLLTIVGGVAVTLMMLMHGLNFIRLKTTGDLRKRARDWNSKLYYLLYAGEVVFAVLLFFMTDFFKERPISTLLILVVIVGSTVAAHVGVLKDNEVLSFVGSALGLVGVVGVIFNGLFPRVMIGQDAAMSILAKDASASPLTLTIMTIVAVILLPIALAYFIWSYVVFHKRIQAKGAVSE is encoded by the coding sequence ATGAGCTGGTTACAGATTTTGTGGTTCTTCTTATTGTTTGTCCTTTTCAGCGGCTTCTTCGTCCTTGAAGGCTTTGACTTCGGGGTTGGTATGTCAACCAAGCTATTGGCGCGTAACTCTGACGAAGAAGATCAACTCGTTGCCACAATCGGCCCACATTGGGATGGGAACGAAGTTTGGCTGATCACAGCTGGTGGCGCGATGTTTGCCTCTTATCCAATGTGGTATGCCAGCCTCTTCTCGGGGTTTTACATCATGTTCTTCCTTGTGTTGTTCGGTTTGATTGTTCGCGGCGTGTCGTTTGAATTTGCTGCACATGCCGAGACCAAAAGAGGTCGAAATATCTGGCGTTGGGCTTTGGCTTGCGGCAGTTTAATCCCACCGTTCATCTTAGGGATGATTTTTACCGCGATCATTCAACCGTTACCAATTACCAAGGCTGGTGATGTTTATCCTACTTTAGGTAATCAAATCAACCTTTTGACAATTGTCGGCGGAGTTGCGGTCACTTTGATGATGCTCATGCACGGTTTAAACTTTATTCGTCTGAAAACGACTGGCGACTTGCGCAAGCGTGCGCGTGACTGGAACAGCAAGTTGTACTACTTGTTGTATGCTGGTGAAGTTGTCTTCGCTGTCCTTCTATTCTTTATGACCGACTTCTTCAAAGAACGCCCAATCAGCACTTTGTTGATTTTGGTTGTGATTGTTGGCTCGACAGTTGCCGCTCATGTTGGCGTGCTTAAAGATAATGAAGTGTTGTCATTTGTTGGCAGTGCCCTAGGGCTTGTCGGGGTTGTCGGTGTGATTTTCAACGGCTTGTTCCCACGCGTTATGATTGGTCAAGATGCGGCTATGTCCATTTTGGCAAAAGACGCCAGTGCTAGCCCGTTGACGCTGACCATTATGACGATTGTCGCTGTGATTCTGCTGCCAATTGCCTTGGCATACTTCATCTGGAGCTATGTGGTCTTCCACAAGCGGATTCAAGCAAAAGGAGCGGTTAGTGAATGA
- a CDS encoding NusG domain II-containing protein, whose amino-acid sequence MRWLKKYVRPFDYVIVIVLFVACFLPVGIFSLTEANVNTNQKVAVISINGHVKRRIQLTTHTRHQQFTLYPAKGQYNIIEVQGARIRDKEDNSPDQIAVHTGWISQVGQQSTCLPHKLLIEIKPAQAGTGTSGDTGGLVHP is encoded by the coding sequence GTGCGCTGGTTGAAAAAGTATGTTCGACCGTTTGATTATGTGATTGTCATCGTCTTATTTGTGGCATGCTTTCTTCCGGTTGGCATTTTTTCGTTGACGGAAGCGAACGTGAATACAAATCAAAAAGTGGCTGTGATTTCGATCAATGGTCATGTTAAACGGCGTATTCAACTCACTACTCATACGCGTCATCAGCAGTTCACGTTGTATCCGGCAAAGGGCCAATACAACATCATTGAAGTGCAAGGGGCGCGCATTCGGGATAAGGAAGACAATTCACCTGATCAAATCGCTGTTCATACAGGATGGATCAGTCAGGTCGGTCAGCAAAGTACTTGTCTGCCGCATAAACTGCTGATTGAGATCAAGCCAGCACAAGCAGGTACGGGAACGAGCGGTGACACTGGTGGCTTGGTTCACCCATAA
- the cydC gene encoding thiol reductant ABC exporter subunit CydC: MHWLKNEHWVRPDLKRYRGLLFWSLILGVMTFVFAGALMFTSGFLIDKSATKPLFAAIYVTVVLTRAFGIGRPVFQYIERLTSHNWVLRITSHMRRKLYKVLETDAAFVSEHHQTGDILGLLADDIGHIQNLYLRMIFPTVVGAGLTVIATLLLGWFNWGFALWIMLLLLFQVLILPWWGLVVERFRKAEQKQLNHDAYVSLTDSVLGLSDWVITHREKDFMSQSLAAPKKLAASTVKSKRFQWRRDFVGQLLFVLIVISMLIWTNLEWTGNQASANWVGAFVLVVFPLDQAFSGIAQGVGEWPTYRDAIRHLNDLQPVTRQLPQQQAVPTQFKEMTLQHLSFQYTPKDPELITDIDLTVHSGEKIAILGPSGMGKTTLLQLVLGDLTPTTGNVLVDGQDVLTYQQHRTNLFAVLDQSPFLFNTSIVNNVRLGNEQASDADVAAALKAVKLDQLVAQLPNGINSSVEEAGFGFSGGERQRLSLARILLQDAPIVLLDEPTVGLDPITEQALLETMFTVLQGKTILWVTHHLQGVNQTDRVIFLEDGRLTMNDTPSHLAKHDERYQNLYALDAGLR; this comes from the coding sequence ATGCATTGGTTGAAAAATGAGCACTGGGTTCGCCCAGACTTGAAACGCTATCGCGGCTTACTCTTCTGGTCGTTAATTCTGGGGGTTATGACCTTTGTCTTTGCTGGTGCCTTGATGTTCACGTCAGGTTTTCTGATTGACAAAAGTGCCACGAAGCCATTGTTTGCAGCTATTTATGTCACGGTTGTCTTGACCCGCGCTTTTGGGATTGGGCGACCGGTGTTTCAATACATTGAACGGTTGACCAGTCACAACTGGGTGTTGCGCATTACTAGCCACATGCGGCGAAAATTGTACAAAGTGTTGGAAACTGATGCTGCCTTTGTGTCCGAACATCATCAAACCGGCGATATTCTAGGCTTGCTCGCCGATGACATTGGTCACATTCAGAATCTATACTTGCGGATGATTTTCCCAACTGTGGTCGGCGCTGGTCTAACGGTTATTGCCACTTTGTTGCTAGGTTGGTTCAACTGGGGCTTTGCACTATGGATTATGTTGTTGCTGTTGTTTCAAGTATTGATTCTGCCTTGGTGGGGACTGGTAGTTGAGCGTTTTCGAAAGGCAGAACAAAAGCAATTGAATCATGATGCCTATGTCTCATTGACGGATTCAGTGCTCGGTTTGTCCGATTGGGTCATTACTCATCGCGAAAAGGATTTTATGTCTCAAAGTCTGGCGGCGCCTAAAAAGTTGGCCGCATCGACGGTGAAGTCCAAGCGGTTTCAATGGCGCCGAGACTTTGTCGGCCAACTGCTGTTTGTCTTAATTGTCATTAGTATGTTGATCTGGACAAACCTTGAGTGGACCGGTAATCAAGCGAGTGCTAACTGGGTTGGGGCGTTTGTACTGGTTGTTTTCCCACTCGATCAAGCGTTTTCCGGCATCGCACAAGGGGTTGGCGAATGGCCGACATACCGCGATGCGATTCGTCATCTCAACGATTTGCAGCCGGTCACGCGACAATTACCGCAACAACAAGCAGTACCGACTCAGTTCAAAGAGATGACATTGCAGCATCTCAGTTTTCAATACACGCCAAAAGATCCTGAATTAATTACCGATATTGATCTAACCGTTCACAGCGGCGAGAAAATTGCGATTCTCGGACCCAGTGGCATGGGCAAAACCACGTTGTTGCAACTGGTACTTGGTGACCTAACGCCGACAACTGGCAACGTGTTGGTCGACGGTCAAGATGTCCTGACTTATCAGCAGCATCGCACCAATCTTTTTGCAGTGTTGGATCAAAGTCCGTTTTTATTCAACACGTCGATTGTCAACAATGTCCGCTTAGGCAATGAGCAGGCCAGCGATGCTGATGTTGCCGCTGCTCTTAAGGCAGTCAAGTTAGACCAGCTCGTAGCCCAATTGCCGAATGGTATTAACAGCAGTGTCGAGGAAGCAGGTTTCGGTTTTTCAGGTGGTGAACGGCAACGTTTGTCGCTAGCTCGAATTCTTTTACAGGATGCGCCGATTGTGCTGTTGGACGAACCGACAGTCGGCCTTGATCCAATTACGGAACAGGCTTTGCTGGAGACGATGTTCACAGTATTGCAAGGCAAAACCATTCTTTGGGTGACGCATCATTTGCAAGGCGTCAATCAAACTGATCGCGTCATTTTTCTTGAAGATGGCCGTTTGACGATGAATGATACCCCTAGTCACTTGGCTAAGCACGACGAGCGGTATCAGAACTTGTATGCTTTGGATGCGGGGCTACGGTGA
- a CDS encoding cytochrome ubiquinol oxidase subunit I → MLLAMDVLSLARFQFAMTTVFHFFFVPFSIGMGLVTAIMETMYVRKKNETYKKMAKFWGKIFLLSFAVGVVTGIIQEFQFGMNWSNYSRFMGDIFGVPLAIEALLAFFMESTFIGLWMFTWDRFKPAVHAIFIWMTWLGTTLSAIWILSANAFMQHPTGFAINQATGRVKLVDFGAVITNPQLWVEFPHVIFGAFTTAGFAVAGMAAWRLLKKDQVDFYKKSLRVGLIVGTIASACAIGFGDLQTQFIIKDQPMKFAATEGIYKDTSDPAPWTLVELINTKDHTTSGNIEVPYLLSLLSYHKMNGAVKGMETANKELQAKYGKDRDYYVPVKTLFWSFRVMAGGGVLLFLLGVLGLWFSRKKKDTLLNQRWLLYILGFALWLPFIINTAGWFITELGRYPWVVYGLYSIADAVSPTTTAGQLLFTNICYFLIFTLLGGVMIYYSHRVLKKGPEGDLNTDYGVNSDPFAKEAFAK, encoded by the coding sequence AGAATGAAACATATAAGAAGATGGCCAAGTTCTGGGGCAAGATCTTCTTACTCAGCTTTGCGGTTGGGGTCGTTACAGGTATTATTCAAGAATTTCAGTTTGGCATGAACTGGTCTAATTATTCACGGTTTATGGGTGACATCTTTGGGGTGCCACTGGCGATTGAAGCGTTACTGGCATTCTTCATGGAATCGACTTTCATCGGTTTGTGGATGTTCACGTGGGATCGTTTCAAACCGGCTGTTCACGCTATCTTTATTTGGATGACATGGCTAGGCACCACGCTGTCAGCCATTTGGATTCTGTCGGCGAATGCCTTCATGCAGCATCCAACCGGTTTTGCGATTAATCAAGCAACGGGTCGGGTTAAACTAGTCGACTTTGGTGCCGTGATCACGAATCCGCAACTGTGGGTTGAATTTCCGCATGTTATTTTCGGTGCCTTTACGACGGCTGGCTTTGCTGTAGCCGGCATGGCCGCATGGCGTTTGCTTAAAAAAGATCAAGTTGACTTTTACAAGAAGTCTCTTAGAGTTGGCTTGATTGTTGGCACCATCGCTTCTGCATGCGCAATCGGTTTTGGTGATTTGCAGACACAATTCATCATTAAAGATCAGCCGATGAAGTTTGCGGCAACTGAAGGAATTTATAAAGATACCAGTGATCCAGCACCATGGACGCTTGTCGAATTAATCAATACTAAAGATCATACGACCAGTGGCAATATTGAAGTGCCATATCTATTAAGTTTGCTGTCGTATCATAAAATGAACGGCGCAGTCAAAGGCATGGAGACAGCTAATAAGGAGCTTCAAGCTAAATATGGCAAAGACAGGGACTATTATGTGCCGGTTAAAACCTTGTTCTGGAGCTTCCGGGTCATGGCTGGCGGTGGCGTTCTTCTGTTCCTGCTCGGCGTTCTAGGTCTCTGGTTTAGCCGGAAGAAGAAAGATACCTTGCTTAATCAGCGTTGGCTATTGTATATTCTCGGCTTTGCGCTGTGGCTCCCATTCATCATTAATACGGCTGGTTGGTTTATCACTGAACTTGGTCGGTATCCATGGGTTGTCTACGGCCTGTATTCAATTGCCGATGCGGTTTCGCCGACAACGACAGCTGGACAGTTACTGTTCACTAACATTTGCTACTTCTTGATCTTCACCTTGCTCGGCGGTGTCATGATTTATTACTCACATCGCGTGCTTAAGAAGGGTCCTGAAGGCGATCTGAACACTGACTACGGGGTCAACAGTGATCCGTTTGCTAAGGAGGCGTTCGCAAAATGA
- the cydD gene encoding thiol reductant ABC exporter subunit CydD, with amino-acid sequence MIDKTLMRLSGMKRIMTMLAGFALVQAFVILLQGKFLAEGIVHSWNRQSLAGLWLPLGLFATAFVIRQLIVWVRNRIGARFAMTSSAWLQAQLLKHLYALGPAAVAKEGTGNLVTMALDGIPEAENYIELILNKILNMSIIPWVLVAYIWYENWLTGFTLLIMFPIIILFMVILGLAAQDKSESQYAGFQKMSNHFIDSLRGLKTLQLMGISRQYANNVYDVSEDYRKQTMGVLRIAMLSTFALDFFTTLSIAVVAVFLGIKLMDGAIPLYPAMVALILAPEYFMPIRDFGTDYHATLNGKNAMKAIWQVIDQPLPTDTNVLPAFSRWQAQDTVTINHLDFTYPNERAGIQDANLQFTGTEKVAIIGASGSGKSTLLNLIGGFLQPQKAAMTVRGTKVPHMTQAAWQDHLSYIPQDPYLFADTIAANIRFYRPDASDEDVKQAAEAAGLSHWIETLADGYATRIGEGGRGISGGQAQRIALARTLIDTNRSIWLFDEPTAHLDIETEAELKETLVPLFKNRLVIFATHRLHWLNQMDRVIVVDGGKIIAEGTPSELAAHSKPYQALVHEMRGEFNALVEK; translated from the coding sequence ATGATCGATAAGACGCTCATGCGCCTTTCGGGAATGAAACGAATTATGACAATGCTTGCCGGGTTTGCGCTCGTGCAAGCTTTTGTTATTTTATTACAAGGAAAATTTCTTGCTGAAGGGATCGTTCATTCTTGGAACCGGCAAAGTTTAGCAGGCTTATGGCTTCCGTTAGGACTTTTTGCGACTGCCTTTGTGATTCGTCAGCTCATTGTTTGGGTGCGCAATCGCATCGGGGCACGATTTGCCATGACTAGTTCGGCCTGGCTACAAGCCCAATTGCTCAAGCACTTGTATGCGTTGGGGCCGGCTGCCGTTGCCAAGGAAGGAACCGGTAATTTGGTCACGATGGCGCTGGATGGCATTCCCGAAGCCGAAAATTATATTGAACTGATTTTGAACAAAATACTGAACATGAGTATTATTCCGTGGGTTTTAGTTGCCTATATTTGGTACGAAAACTGGCTAACTGGCTTCACCTTGCTGATCATGTTTCCAATTATCATTTTGTTCATGGTGATTCTTGGCTTGGCAGCACAGGATAAATCTGAAAGCCAATATGCTGGGTTTCAAAAGATGAGCAATCATTTCATTGACTCCTTGCGTGGTTTAAAAACTTTGCAGTTGATGGGGATTAGTCGGCAATACGCGAATAATGTGTACGATGTGTCGGAAGACTATCGAAAACAAACCATGGGCGTCTTGCGCATCGCGATGCTCTCAACGTTTGCGCTAGACTTCTTCACCACCTTGTCGATTGCAGTTGTTGCGGTTTTCCTCGGGATCAAATTGATGGATGGCGCGATCCCACTCTATCCAGCAATGGTTGCGCTGATCTTGGCACCGGAATATTTCATGCCGATTCGTGATTTTGGGACTGACTACCATGCCACCTTGAATGGCAAAAATGCGATGAAGGCGATTTGGCAAGTGATTGATCAGCCATTACCTACTGATACCAATGTGTTACCGGCTTTTTCAAGGTGGCAGGCTCAGGATACGGTAACCATTAACCACCTCGATTTCACCTATCCAAATGAACGCGCGGGCATTCAAGATGCTAATCTGCAGTTTACCGGCACGGAAAAAGTGGCGATTATCGGTGCTAGCGGGTCAGGTAAATCAACATTACTCAATTTGATTGGCGGTTTCTTGCAGCCGCAAAAAGCTGCCATGACGGTTCGAGGAACGAAGGTACCGCATATGACCCAAGCAGCTTGGCAAGATCATTTGAGTTATATCCCACAAGATCCGTATCTATTTGCGGATACGATCGCTGCCAATATCCGGTTTTATCGGCCGGATGCGTCAGATGAAGATGTGAAACAGGCAGCTGAGGCGGCGGGGTTGAGTCATTGGATCGAAACTTTGGCAGACGGCTATGCAACGAGAATCGGGGAAGGCGGTCGTGGTATTTCCGGCGGTCAGGCCCAGCGAATTGCGTTGGCGCGGACTTTGATTGATACGAATCGCTCGATTTGGTTGTTTGACGAACCAACTGCCCATTTGGATATTGAAACTGAAGCCGAGTTAAAAGAAACGCTTGTGCCGCTGTTCAAAAATCGGCTCGTGATTTTTGCGACCCATCGGCTACACTGGCTCAATCAAATGGATCGCGTGATTGTGGTTGATGGTGGCAAGATCATTGCTGAAGGGACCCCAAGTGAGCTGGCGGCACATTCTAAGCCGTATCAGGCCCTTGTGCACGAAATGCGAGGTGAATTCAATGCATTGGTTGAAAAATGA
- a CDS encoding YxeA family protein: MNMKKILIGIGIFIGLVFLGGAGFYAWYTQSTPYYTQITTTGKKFDVIDDETGAARDIDYAYTQMAYDEKGHDTEVDFNGHKSRPLKMQAYLRLDYSTRRNQVISWEAVPKEKVPKAALAKLNR, translated from the coding sequence ATGAATATGAAAAAAATCTTGATTGGTATTGGCATCTTCATTGGCCTCGTCTTTCTTGGTGGTGCAGGGTTTTACGCTTGGTATACTCAAAGCACCCCTTATTACACCCAGATTACGACGACAGGCAAGAAGTTTGATGTTATCGATGATGAGACCGGTGCTGCGCGGGATATTGATTATGCCTATACTCAGATGGCCTATGATGAAAAAGGCCACGATACAGAGGTTGATTTCAACGGTCACAAATCTCGGCCTTTGAAAATGCAAGCTTATCTCCGCCTCGATTACAGCACGCGTCGAAACCAAGTGATTAGTTGGGAAGCCGTACCAAAGGAAAAGGTTCCTAAAGCAGCTTTAGCAAAATTAAATCGCTAA
- a CDS encoding DUF4870 domain-containing protein, with translation MTNEHKVLRGLSYISVIFAPILFPILVWIFTPQGSVTRDTAKHALWLHIIPTLLSIFIFMIIGGVGFFTNSINATSAVSLILLLVAMVVDIGMVVYNIYTGIKIITS, from the coding sequence ATGACGAATGAACACAAAGTTTTACGCGGGTTGTCTTATATCTCGGTCATTTTTGCCCCCATTCTCTTTCCAATTCTCGTTTGGATTTTCACCCCACAAGGTTCCGTCACACGGGACACAGCTAAACACGCACTTTGGCTGCATATTATTCCCACCCTATTGAGCATTTTTATCTTTATGATCATTGGCGGTGTCGGTTTCTTCACAAACAGCATCAACGCAACATCCGCCGTTTCACTTATCTTGCTACTTGTTGCCATGGTCGTTGACATTGGGATGGTAGTCTACAACATCTACACAGGCATTAAAATTATCACCTCCTGA